GAAAAAAATAGGAGAATTTCTTCCGGTATCAATTTATCCGGCCTGCGTGCTTTTCGTTAACGATGGCTCAAAAGATAACAGCAAACAACGTCTGATTGAAATCTGTAATAGGAATAAACATTTTTATTATATGGATTTAAGCCGTAACTCGGGGCTGAGTGCAGCTATGAAGGCTGGCATTGATGCTGCACATTCTGAATATGTGGGTTACATGGATGCTGACTTACAGACAACTCCTGACGATTTTAACTTGTTACTGGAGCATATTAAGGAATATGAAATGGTAATGGGGATCAGAGCTAACCGCAAGGACTCCTTTTTCAAGAACTTCCAGTCTAAAATTGCAAATGGATTCCGTAACATGATGACTCATGACGGGGTATCAGATACTGGATGTCCGCTCAAAGTGTTGCATACGGATTATGCAAAAAGAGTGCCTTTCTTTACAGGAATGCATCGCTTCTTACCAGCACTGATTCAACTTCAGAATGGAAAGGTAATGCAGATTCCGGTTCGGCATTTCCCTCGGGTGGCTGGCGTCTCAAAATATAATTTATGGAATAGACTAGTGTCTCCATTCATTGATTGTTTTGCATATCGCTGGATGAAAAAAAGATATATTAA
This genomic interval from uncultured Bacteroides sp. contains the following:
- a CDS encoding glycosyltransferase family 2 protein, which translates into the protein MNKSANYKFTIVVPVYNEEDNIYALEKKIGEFLPVSIYPACVLFVNDGSKDNSKQRLIEICNRNKHFYYMDLSRNSGLSAAMKAGIDAAHSEYVGYMDADLQTTPDDFNLLLEHIKEYEMVMGIRANRKDSFFKNFQSKIANGFRNMMTHDGVSDTGCPLKVLHTDYAKRVPFFTGMHRFLPALIQLQNGKVMQIPVRHFPRVAGVSKYNLWNRLVSPFIDCFAYRWMKKRYINYSIGDNNL